A single region of the Leptodactylus fuscus isolate aLepFus1 chromosome 5, aLepFus1.hap2, whole genome shotgun sequence genome encodes:
- the LOC142202317 gene encoding olfactory receptor 1496-like, which produces MWRKHPPLTLSVADTRQNGLCCSEPSLQPQNKVDLEAENQTRRNRVDGETIIQSEVFYFCHGQENNLTEVTKFFLLGFQIRQDLRIFLFCLFFVIYCGTICGNLLIITLVSTSKILHTPMYFFISQLSISDILLTTDIVPNLLHILLNNGTAITFIGCITQLYLVGATETLECFLLAVMSYDRYVAICNPLRYTSIMTSALCVIFAFLCWLFGFCTSLMHLLTTANLNFCGSNNIDHYFCDLLPLIELACYDTFILRLEIYIIGFPLVIIPTMVIVMSYTYIVRAVLKIPSSTGRQKAFSTCSSHLIVVSIFYWTIFSVYIVPTKGQTLTMSKILSLLYTVFTPLMNPIIYSLRNTDIRKAIKEVHSKRLIL; this is translated from the exons ATGTGGAGGAAACATCCGCCACTTACTCTG TCGGTAGCTGACACAAGGCAGAATGGACTTTGCTGCTCAGAACCCAGCTTGCAACCCCAGAACAAGGTTGACTTGGAGGCTGAGAACCAAACCAGAAGAAATAGGGTGGACGGAGAGACTATTATACAATCTGAG GTCTTTTACTTTTGTCACGGGCAG GAGAACAATCTGACTGAGGTCACCAAGTTTTTTCTCCTGGGATTTCAAATTCGTCAAGATTTAAGAATTTTCCTCTTCTGTCTTTTCTTTGTGATTTACTGTgggacaatatgtgggaacctcctgatcatcaccctggtgtccaccagcaagatcctccacaccccaatgtacttcttcatctcacaactctccatcagtgacatcttgttgaccacagatattgtccccaacCTGCTCCACATCCTACTGAATAATGGGACGGCCATTACTTTTATTGGCTGTATCACTCAACTTTATTTGGTCGGTGCAACAGAAACTCTAGAATGTTTTCTCCTCGCTGTGATGtcttatgacagatatgtggccatctgtaatcctctcCGTTACACTTCTATCATGACTTCTGCATTATGTGTGATATTTGCCTTCTTGTGTTGGTTGTTTGGATTTTGTACTAGTTTGATGCATTTACTAACAACAGCAAATCTAAACTTTTGTGGTTCCAATAACATTGACCATTACTTTTGTGACCTTCTCCCATTAATAGAACTCGCCTGTTATGACACCTTCATTCTTCGGTTAGAGATTTACATAATAGGCTTTCCTCTTGTGATAATCCCAACCATGGTCATTGTAATGTCTTATACGTATATTGTTCGGGCAGTCTTAaagatcccatccagtactggtagacagaaagccttctccacctgtagctcccacctcattgtggtctccatattctactggaCCATATTCAGTGTTTATATCGTCCCAACAAAAGGACAAACACTCACCATGagtaagatcctctccctgctatatactgtgtttactcctttgatgaaccccattatatacagtctaagGAATACAGATATTAGGAAAGCAATAAAGGAAGTACATTCTAAGAGGCTTATCTTGTAA
- the LOC142202316 gene encoding olfactory receptor 2G6-like, whose translation MYFFISQLSINDIVATTTILPNLLHILLNNGAAISFIDCITQLYIFGAAETLQCLLLAVMSYDRYVAICNPLHYSSIMTSTLCLILAINCWLLGFALSLSHVIPIAKLKFCDSNTIDHLFCDVVPLLELSCSDTSIVHLEIYIMGVPVLIIPTTIIVASYTYIVRAVLRIPSSTGRQKAFSTCSSHLIVVSIFYWTMFSVYIVPAKRKIPTMSKILSLLYTVFTPFVNPIIYSLRNKDIKKAVQGKLHKHTSFYQQFTKN comes from the coding sequence atgtacttcttcatctcacaactctccatcaatGACATTGTGGCAACCACAACTATTCTCCCCAACTTGCTCCACATCTTACTGAACAATGGGGCGGCCATCTCTTTTATTGATTGCATCACTCAGCTTTATATTTTCGGTGCTGCAGAAACGTTACAATGTTTGCTCCTCgctgtgatgtcctatgacagatatgtggccatctgtaatcccctcCATTACTCCTCTATCATGACAAGTACATTGTGTTTGATATTGGCCATCAATTGCTGGTTATTGGGATTTGCCCTTAGTTTGAGTCACGTAATACCAATAGCGAAGCTGAAGTTTTGTGACTCAAATACCATTGACCATTTATTCTGTGATGTTGTCCCATTACTAGAACTTTCTTGTTCTGATACCTCCATTGTTCACTTAGAGATTTATATTATGGGTGTTCCAGTGTTAATAATCCCAACCACCATCATTGTAGCGTCTTATACTTATATTGTCcgggcagtcttaaggatcccatccagtactggtagacagaaagccttctccacctgtagctcccacctcattgtggtctccatattctactggaCCATGTTCAGTGTTTATATTGTCCCAGCAAAAAGAAAGATACCCACCATGagtaagatcctctccctgctatatactgtgttcaccCCATTtgtcaaccccattatatacagtctgaggaataaggaCATTAAGAAAGCCGTACAGGGAAAGCTTCATAAACATACAAGTTTTTACCAACAGTTCACCAAAAATTGA